From a region of the Chiloscyllium punctatum isolate Juve2018m chromosome 1, sChiPun1.3, whole genome shotgun sequence genome:
- the LOC140482778 gene encoding homeobox protein EMX1-like yields the protein MQVPALTLGGLAYPPPFPRPPLCSECTPKPFSIDALLSSPAPPGLASSPAVPQPLYPGLMPPHAGYPLYYGAPLLYRTSSYREGHYTHEYPLARAALTPLKSKGAKSKRVRTIFSHEQLARLEEEFARQQYMVGSERLLLATALHLNESQVKVWFQNRRIKWRKQSLEQQQAKLARLGIVATQASPDSQSTGEGPCPETQHEDQP from the exons ATGCAGGTACCGGCTCTGACCCTGGGAGGTCTTGCCTACCCGCCTCCCTtccctcgcccccctctctgcTCCGAATGCACCCCCAAACCCTTCAGCATCGACGCCCTCCTCTCAAGCCCTGCTCCCCCGGGACTAGCTTCCAGCCCCGCCGTCCCGCAGCCTCTGTACCCGGGCTTAATGCCTCCCCACGCCGGCTACCCTCTCTACTACGGGGCGCCCCTGCTCTACCGGACCAGCAGCTACAGGGAGGGTCACTACACACACG AATATCCACTGGCCAGAGCTGCCCTCACTCCTCTCAAATCAAAAGGTGCCAAGTCCAAGCGGGTACGGACAATCTTCAGCCATGAGCAGCTGGCCCGTCTGGAGGAGGAGTTTGCACGGCAGCAGTACATGGTGGGCTCTGAGAGGCTTCTACTGGCAACTGCCCTGCACCTCAATGAATCACAA GTCAAGGTCTGGTTCCAGAACCGAAGAATCAAATGGAGGAAACAGAGCCTTGAGCAGCAGCAGGCTAAGCTGGCCAGACTGGGTATTGTGGCTACTCAGGCCAGCCCGGACTCTCAAAGCACCGGCGAGGGACCATGTCCTGAAACCCAACATGAGGACCAGCCCTGA